Part of the Vibrio celticus genome, TGAGTCGTACGTTAAGTCGCTTGCGAGAGTTGTTTGATGACCCACTGTTTTATCGAGAGTCTAATGGCTTAGTGCCCACGCAAAAAGCGCTAGAACTGCAAGCACCTTTAGACGAGTTGCTATTGGCGATGAGAAGCCTAGTAACGAAATCTGCGTTTGATCCTGCTGAATGTGTTCAAACCTTTGTTGTTTCTGTGCCGCCATTAATGAGTCGGATGCTTTCTGTTCCCCTTGCTGAACGGTTCATGCACGATGCTCCAAACGCCAGTCTTATCGAATATCCGATTGCAAAAACGCCTACTAGTCAACTGTTATCACGAGATGTAGATTTTACTATTCATATCGAAGCCCCGAGCAATCCAATCGAATTCCCATATGTGAGTCTTGGCCAGATCTATCCGGTATTTTATGTTTCAGAAAATCACCCTTTAGCCCAAGCTGAAAATGTCACGCTTGAGCAGTGCCTCGAATCTCGTTTTGTCGATCTCACGCTCGATATTCGCTCGAATTACGGGCTGCAACACCCTGTAGATACTTACTTAGTTAAGAATGGAATGCAGAGAGATATTGCTTTTAAAAGCGGACAGCTTCTTACGCTGGTGGAAGTGATGCAGAGCTCGAATACAATTTTGGTTGCTACCCACAAATTGACGGAACTAGAGGGAATAGGCGACAAGATAGTGCCGATATTCTCTCTAGATAATGTACCCGAGTTAATGTTCGAACTGTTTTTGATTGAGCATAAAAGAACCGTTACTAGCCCAGCCCATCAATGGTTCAAGAACTTAGTCGTGTCGGTGATTGAAGACGTTGTTTGTGACAGTTGATTAAGGCTACGGACTTTAGAGCTGGCCTAAGCAATAACCAGCTAGAGCAATAACCGACCTCCAGTTTTCATATGGATCTGGTTTAGATACTTCAGCGCCTGTGATTCATAACATGACGTCTTCCTTTCCTGCTTTATTATTTCTAATCATCAGTTGGTTTGCGCTCAGCCAATTTCAACTACAGCCCTAAACTGGATTCATTGCCCTACCTGTCTATTGTTAACCAGTGAGCCTGTTGAAGGTAATCGTTCATCTTAAGAATAAATCGATAGTGGCGACATAACTTTCATGCATATCTCTTATACGGAGATGTCATTTGTGAATTTATGCTGCCTTGATAACATTGTTCACAAGTTGAGCGGTTAACGAACTAACTGTTCGAACAAAAACAAATGGACTATGTATTGATTTAGCGTTATCGATTTTATTAGAGGTCAACAATGAAAAAATTAGCATTAGTAGTTTTAGGTTTAAGCGCAGTTTCTCTTTCTTCTTACGCAGCTGAAGAAGTTTCGACTCTGACAGAGTTCTTCAATGCCGATGGTGAAGTGACTACCGTCGACAATTACGCGGTGTACGAAACGTCACGCCAATATTTGAAAAACCAAGAGCTTGTTGGCGTTAATAAATTCCTACACAAACGCGAGCTAACGCCAACTGATAAACAGCCTGTGGTTCGAATGAACCGAGACACATACTACTCAATGGCTGTGATTAACGTTTCACAAGGCGCGACG contains:
- a CDS encoding LysR family transcriptional regulator encodes the protein MMTIEQQLSRLDLNLLVSLSVLIKERNVTRAANTLYLSQPAMSRTLSRLRELFDDPLFYRESNGLVPTQKALELQAPLDELLLAMRSLVTKSAFDPAECVQTFVVSVPPLMSRMLSVPLAERFMHDAPNASLIEYPIAKTPTSQLLSRDVDFTIHIEAPSNPIEFPYVSLGQIYPVFYVSENHPLAQAENVTLEQCLESRFVDLTLDIRSNYGLQHPVDTYLVKNGMQRDIAFKSGQLLTLVEVMQSSNTILVATHKLTELEGIGDKIVPIFSLDNVPELMFELFLIEHKRTVTSPAHQWFKNLVVSVIEDVVCDS